From the Cydia pomonella isolate Wapato2018A chromosome 11, ilCydPomo1, whole genome shotgun sequence genome, one window contains:
- the LOC133523078 gene encoding uncharacterized protein LOC133523078, with amino-acid sequence MSEAEQKEAIAARGRAKASITRLKNSLDREALINSPIELVTVKRARLLDAFSDYERLTSKVASLFSSPPATLASDDEEVEDNYILLVAQLDSIINVIRQRDNPQVNATSSSATGVSVKSENLKLPRIVIKTFTGKYTEYYEFINMFTAMIDKCTSFSAVQKLYYLKGFLSDEPLDLIKNLPLEDNSYPEALCLLKERYDNKVRITQEHINTLLDMPTITRSNVTNLRNFISVVKQHLAALRNLGEPVDKWDAIIICILSKKIDLPTYRAFQLERNNNESPTVKEFLGYVEKRALAFENTDVQKGPSQSFVSHSITAQAKPSAHQPQLQCLYYSPDTAGVQ; translated from the exons ATGTCAGAGGCTGAACAGAAAGAAGCCATAGCGGCGCGAGGTCGCGCTAAAGCCTCTATCACGCGCTTGAAAAACAGCCTTGACCGCGAAGCGCTCATAAATTCACCGATAGAATTAGTTACAGTAAAAAGGGCTAGACTTTTGGATGCCTTTTCTGACTACGAACGCCTTACTAGCAAGGTTGCCTCGCTTTTTTCTTCCCCACCAGCTACCCTCGCCAGCGATGACGAGGAGGTGGAAGATAACTACATTTTGTTGGTAGCGCAGCTAGATAGCATCATAAATGTTATCCGCCAAAGGGACAATCCTCAAGTGAACGCCACAAGCAGCAGCGCAACTGGAGTAAGTGTAAAGTCGGAGAACCTCAAACTGCCTCGGATCGTGATAAAAACATTCACAGGTAAATACACAGAATATTACGAATTTATAAACATGTTCACAGCCATGATCGATAAGTGTACTTCTTTTTCAGCAGTGCAAAAGCTATATTATCTTAAAGGTTTTTTAAGCGATGAACCGCtcgatttaataaaaaatctaccaTTAGAAGACAACAGCTACCCAGAAGCATTGTGCTTGCTGAAAGAACGATACGATAATAAAGTTCGAATTACCCAAGAACATATAAATACACTGCTAGATATGCCTACAATCACGCGATCTAATGTCACTAATTTACGAAATTTTATTTCAGTTGTAAAACAGCATCTTGCTGCTCTGCGAAACTTGGGTGAGCCTGTAGATAAGTGGGATGCCATAATCATTTGCATCCTATCTAAGAAGATCGACCTGCCTACCTACAGAGCATTTCAACTGGAGCGAAATAACAATGAGTCACCCACGGTAAAGGAATTCCTAGGATACGTGGAAAAACGTGCCCTAGCATTCGAGAACACTGACGTACAGAAGGGGCCTTCGCAGAGCTTTGTCAGTCATTCTATAACTGCACAAGCAAAGCCGTCAGCGCATCAGCCTCAGCTGCAATGTTTATATT ATTCTCCTGACACAGCTGGAGTCCAATAA